In Glycine max cultivar Williams 82 chromosome 7, Glycine_max_v4.0, whole genome shotgun sequence, a single window of DNA contains:
- the MYB159 gene encoding myb-related protein 308, whose amino-acid sequence MRKPSCDIKDLNKGAWSKQEDQKLIDYIKKHGEVCWRTLPQAAGLHRCGKSCRLRWINYLRPDLKRGNFAEDEEDLIIKLHALLGNRWSLIAGRLPGRTDNEVKNYWNSHIRRKLISKGIDPNNHRLKHTIPSSLQNSLMSDDSSKAFSMKDTNKNETSKLPRVYNHVEVSDAASGEAESPCALPDLNLDLSITNPSASQSISGNNVKPFHESNSSRKVQFDSPSTLLLFQ is encoded by the exons ATGAGGAAGCCTAGTTGTGATATCAAAGACTTGAACAAAGGAGCTTGGTCCAAACAAGAAGACCAGAAACTTATTGATTATATCAAGAAACATGGTGAAGTTTGTTGGCGTACACTACCTCAGGCTGCAG GTTTACATCGGTGTGGTAAGAGTTGTAGGCTGAGATGGATAAACTATCTACGCCCAGACCTTAAAAGAGGCAACTTTgctgaagatgaagaagatctcATCATCAAGCTTCATGCGCTGCTAGGCAACCG GTGGTCACTAATAGCTGGGAGATTGCCTGGACGTACAGATAATGAAGTGAAGAACTATTGGAATTCTCATATAAGAAGAAAGCTTATTAGCAAAGGCATTGACCCAAATAATCATAGATTGAAACATACAATCCCTTCTTCCCTTCAGAATTCACTCATGTCTGATGATAGTTCAAAAGCCTTTAGTATGAAAGACACTAATAAGAACGAGACAAGTAAATTACCTCGTGTCTACAACCATGTTGAAGTTTCAGATGCTGCAAGTGGTGAGGCTGAGTCACCGTGTGCATTGCCCGATTTAAACCTTGATCTCTCTATTACCAATCCTTCAGCTTCACAAAGTATTTCTGGAAACAATGTAAAACCATTTCATGAATCTAACTCGTCGAGGAAAGTGCAATTTGATTCCCCTTCTACACTTCTTCTGTTtcagtaa